A window of the Yersinia rochesterensis genome harbors these coding sequences:
- a CDS encoding IS4 family transposase, with amino-acid sequence MPARKVCQNFFRGALAPFHQYRQNALIDATVALTRGASLTLTSIGRHLPGTAQVKHKIKRVDRLLGNTALHHDIPLIFRNITSLLTRRLPWCVIAVDWSGYPSQAFHVLRASLICDGRSIPLMSQIVPSHNQQNALIQKEFLNSIATAIAPDKKVLIVTDAGFQNAWFHHIKSLGWDFIGRVRGNIQLRLDKKGEHWFRRQELSASGQPEYLGPGTLARAEYARCDGHFYLHKKEPKGRQNKRARCRISRYSQERDGRAAAKEPWLIFSSTEEFKPREVMKLYSRRMQIEQNFRDEKSERFGFGLRASHSRTAGRILVLSLLATLSTAVLWLLGYHAENKGLHLRYQANSLKSRRVISYLTLAENILRHSPLILTRTALDAVLNHLAKTYRSMVLVY; translated from the coding sequence ATGCCTGCCCGTAAAGTATGCCAGAACTTTTTCCGGGGCGCTTTAGCCCCGTTTCATCAATATCGTCAAAATGCCCTGATTGATGCAACCGTCGCATTGACGCGTGGCGCTTCTCTGACCCTGACCAGTATCGGACGCCATCTGCCGGGAACCGCTCAGGTAAAACACAAGATAAAACGGGTTGACCGGCTGTTAGGTAATACGGCCCTTCACCATGACATCCCTCTGATATTTCGTAATATTACTTCGTTACTTACGCGCCGACTTCCCTGGTGTGTTATTGCTGTTGACTGGAGCGGTTATCCCTCACAGGCATTCCACGTCTTACGCGCCAGCCTGATTTGTGATGGTCGTTCCATCCCGTTAATGAGCCAAATTGTTCCCTCGCATAACCAACAGAATGCATTGATACAAAAAGAGTTCCTGAATTCTATCGCCACCGCTATTGCGCCTGATAAAAAGGTGCTCATCGTCACTGACGCCGGTTTTCAAAATGCCTGGTTTCACCATATTAAATCATTGGGTTGGGATTTTATCGGGCGAGTCAGAGGCAATATCCAGCTCCGGCTGGATAAAAAAGGTGAGCACTGGTTCAGACGGCAGGAATTATCGGCCAGTGGCCAACCTGAATATCTGGGGCCGGGGACACTCGCACGTGCAGAATATGCCCGCTGTGATGGTCACTTTTACCTGCATAAAAAGGAACCCAAAGGGCGGCAGAATAAACGTGCCCGTTGCCGGATATCTCGCTATTCGCAAGAGCGGGACGGACGCGCCGCAGCAAAAGAACCGTGGCTTATTTTTAGCAGTACAGAGGAGTTTAAACCACGTGAAGTCATGAAGTTATACAGTCGCAGGATGCAGATAGAGCAGAATTTTCGCGATGAGAAAAGTGAACGTTTTGGCTTTGGGCTTCGCGCCAGTCACAGCCGCACAGCGGGGCGTATACTGGTGTTAAGTCTTCTGGCAACGTTAAGCACGGCAGTATTATGGTTACTTGGCTATCATGCTGAAAATAAAGGGTTACATCTGAGGTATCAGGCTAACAGCCTTAAGTCACGACGGGTTATATCTTATCTGACATTAGCGGAGAATATCTTGCGACACTCTCCGCTAATTTTAACGCGAACAGCACTGGATGCAGTTCTTAATCACCTCGCCAAAACCTACCGAAGTATGGTGTTGGTTTATTAG
- a CDS encoding bacteriophage antitermination protein Q, producing MNQQYLQYVRGALSIALADICGNSKGQLAAFDGAALARTTRLKRQRVRNVEVGGRRVCQETEPMHCPETRSRKSQIIPLDPLTYCTSAWRRAIFKLEPHQAAWIRYCYSFDLTFDYQVEICRFIWNKYQSQLEKKPITAKVRRRVESLVWLAVQQTAGIGHLLHREEYSYSELAGLVGVQRNNWTMHYALHWESLLRLVESLDSDSLNCVAFIKQEDRNI from the coding sequence ATGAACCAGCAATATCTTCAGTATGTTAGAGGTGCATTGTCGATAGCTCTTGCTGATATATGCGGAAACAGCAAGGGACAGTTGGCGGCGTTTGATGGTGCGGCACTAGCCAGAACAACACGACTTAAGCGCCAGAGGGTTAGAAATGTTGAGGTTGGAGGGCGTAGAGTTTGCCAAGAAACTGAGCCGATGCACTGCCCAGAAACCCGATCACGTAAAAGTCAGATTATCCCGTTAGATCCACTTACGTACTGCACAAGTGCATGGCGTAGAGCGATATTCAAGCTAGAGCCACATCAGGCCGCATGGATTCGTTATTGCTACTCGTTCGATCTGACATTCGATTATCAAGTAGAAATATGTCGCTTTATATGGAATAAGTATCAATCGCAATTAGAGAAGAAGCCAATAACAGCGAAAGTACGGCGCAGAGTGGAAAGCCTCGTGTGGTTAGCCGTGCAGCAAACAGCCGGTATAGGTCACTTGTTACATAGGGAAGAGTATTCATATTCAGAGTTGGCGGGGTTAGTGGGGGTTCAGCGCAATAATTGGACGATGCACTATGCGCTTCATTGGGAGTCGCTATTGAGGCTGGTCGAAAGTTTAGATAGTGATTCCCTTAACTGTGTTGCATTCATAAAACAGGAAGATAGAAACATTTAG
- a CDS encoding DUF968 domain-containing protein, producing MRALLTPFIQQELGVVILKPGAELLPYLSGRLLVATEPEEFKSLPSGRLPSTDQQLANDPRLLPFFEHERVINAAGGPRVLEAWVKQLKECQWHDPDDTHVHNLTTLRYGQRSIRLCWHHDNKLREHTLPRLNQLATSNLITWIISTVCSHFRLPEGHQLTMPELCWWAVVNEVSDLLPDSIARASLRMLPVVTKSGATRESDITWTPNPTQIIETKVEQVKKVLALKIDDEPPASFMRIPKRQRWENKKWLKWVKSQQCCGCGSSADDPHHIIGHGQGGMGTKAHDLFTIPLCRACHDALHADMHTWEAEHGSQVVLWFHFMDRSISNGAMA from the coding sequence ATGAGGGCATTATTAACCCCATTTATCCAACAGGAACTTGGTGTTGTGATATTGAAGCCAGGTGCTGAACTGCTGCCATATTTATCTGGGCGCTTGCTGGTGGCAACTGAACCGGAGGAATTTAAATCACTTCCATCCGGTCGGCTACCATCAACCGATCAACAACTGGCTAATGATCCGCGCTTGCTGCCATTTTTTGAGCATGAGCGGGTTATTAATGCCGCTGGTGGGCCTCGAGTACTGGAAGCATGGGTTAAGCAGCTGAAGGAGTGCCAATGGCATGATCCGGATGATACTCATGTCCACAATCTCACAACGTTACGTTATGGCCAACGGTCAATTCGTTTGTGTTGGCATCATGATAATAAGCTGAGAGAGCACACACTTCCCCGATTGAACCAGCTGGCGACCAGTAATCTCATCACTTGGATAATATCAACTGTATGCAGTCATTTTCGGCTTCCGGAGGGCCACCAGCTCACTATGCCGGAATTATGTTGGTGGGCTGTCGTTAATGAGGTTTCCGACTTGCTCCCCGACTCAATTGCTCGAGCAAGTTTGCGGATGCTACCAGTAGTGACGAAATCAGGGGCAACGAGGGAGAGTGATATCACTTGGACGCCAAACCCGACACAAATCATTGAAACCAAAGTGGAACAGGTTAAGAAGGTGCTGGCGCTGAAAATTGATGATGAGCCACCAGCCAGTTTTATGCGTATCCCCAAAAGGCAGCGTTGGGAGAACAAGAAGTGGCTCAAGTGGGTTAAATCCCAGCAATGCTGTGGATGTGGTAGTTCTGCTGACGATCCCCATCACATCATCGGACACGGTCAGGGTGGTATGGGTACCAAGGCCCACGACCTATTTACCATTCCTCTATGCCGTGCCTGTCATGATGCACTGCATGCTGATATGCATACGTGGGAAGCGGAACACGGTAGCCAGGTTGTGTTGTGGTTTCATTTTATGGACCGGTCTATCTCGAACGGGGCAATGGCCTGA
- a CDS encoding phage antirepressor KilAC domain-containing protein has protein sequence MKLSNSVVTMSSREIAVLVNSKHSDVKRSAERLCAGGILTAPLAQFDFEHNGNKYFEYRFNKRDSLVLVARLSPEFTAAVVDRWQELEQNLIPQTLPEALRLAANLAEEKQQLENQLSIAAPKVEFVDRYVKANGSMTFRQVAKLLNAKEHEFNCFLLDQHIMYRLNGALTPRHQHSDLGRFEVKTGTNTINNHAFAQSRFTPKGVKWVGGLWAEYLAKKGAA, from the coding sequence ATGAAACTATCAAATTCTGTTGTGACTATGAGCAGTCGTGAAATCGCTGTGCTGGTGAACAGTAAGCACAGCGATGTAAAACGTTCTGCAGAACGCCTATGTGCTGGCGGTATTTTAACCGCGCCGTTGGCGCAGTTCGATTTTGAGCATAATGGTAATAAGTATTTTGAGTATCGGTTCAATAAGCGCGATTCTCTGGTATTGGTTGCCCGACTCTCACCTGAATTTACAGCGGCAGTGGTTGACCGCTGGCAAGAGCTGGAACAGAACCTGATCCCTCAAACTTTGCCAGAGGCATTGCGGCTTGCGGCTAATTTGGCAGAGGAAAAGCAGCAACTTGAAAACCAGCTTTCTATTGCTGCGCCAAAAGTTGAGTTTGTCGATCGTTACGTTAAGGCCAATGGCTCCATGACCTTTCGGCAGGTTGCAAAGCTATTGAATGCCAAGGAGCATGAATTCAACTGCTTTCTACTAGATCAGCACATCATGTACCGCTTGAACGGCGCATTAACTCCTCGTCACCAGCATAGTGATTTAGGGCGATTTGAGGTTAAGACGGGGACTAATACCATCAATAATCATGCATTCGCCCAGTCTCGTTTTACTCCCAAGGGTGTTAAATGGGTTGGTGGCTTATGGGCTGAGTATCTTGCAAAGAAAGGTGCCGCATGA
- a CDS encoding RusA family crossover junction endodeoxyribonuclease yields MKLTLPFPPSVNGYWRAPNKGPLAGRHLISVDGRKYRSEALACVLEQLRRVPKAITGHVAVTINFYPPDRRIRDMDNYLKALLDALTHAGVWADDSQIKRMLLEWMPMTKGGKVEIQISEVAA; encoded by the coding sequence TTGAAACTAACCCTGCCATTTCCACCATCAGTTAATGGCTACTGGCGCGCCCCAAACAAAGGACCGCTAGCTGGTCGTCACCTAATCAGTGTCGACGGTCGCAAATACCGCAGTGAAGCGTTGGCTTGTGTGCTCGAGCAATTACGGCGGGTACCGAAAGCCATTACTGGCCATGTAGCCGTAACTATTAATTTTTACCCACCAGATCGGCGCATAAGGGACATGGACAACTACCTGAAAGCGCTTCTTGATGCTTTGACGCATGCCGGAGTGTGGGCAGACGACAGCCAGATAAAGCGGATGTTATTGGAGTGGATGCCTATGACTAAGGGCGGGAAGGTAGAAATACAGATCAGCGAGGTGGCAGCATGA
- a CDS encoding MT-A70 family methyltransferase, whose translation MTYQIIYADPPWTYRDKANSGKRGVDFKYQTMDLADICRLPVWELAGDSCLLAMWWVPTQPLEALKVVEAWGFRLMTMKGFTWHKTNKLKGNSAIGMGHMTRANSEDMLFAVKGRLPERLNASICQHQTAPRGEHSAKPDIFRDLLVSLLGDVPRIELFARTQADGWDSWGNECINSLELTPATILTAPQNQLQNIPEIIPVPDSGVTA comes from the coding sequence ATGACCTATCAAATTATTTATGCAGATCCGCCGTGGACTTACCGTGACAAAGCTAACAGCGGTAAGCGTGGTGTAGATTTCAAATATCAGACCATGGATCTTGCTGATATCTGCCGTTTGCCTGTGTGGGAGCTGGCGGGGGATAGTTGTTTGTTGGCTATGTGGTGGGTACCGACCCAACCACTTGAGGCTTTAAAGGTTGTTGAGGCTTGGGGTTTCAGGTTGATGACTATGAAAGGCTTCACCTGGCACAAGACTAACAAATTAAAAGGAAACAGCGCTATCGGAATGGGCCATATGACCCGTGCCAACAGTGAAGACATGCTATTTGCAGTAAAAGGGCGATTGCCTGAGCGTTTGAATGCGTCCATCTGCCAACACCAGACCGCGCCCCGTGGTGAGCACAGCGCCAAACCTGATATTTTCCGTGATCTGCTTGTTTCTTTGCTGGGTGATGTTCCCCGCATTGAACTGTTTGCCAGAACACAGGCCGATGGCTGGGATAGCTGGGGTAATGAGTGCATCAATAGTCTGGAATTAACTCCTGCCACTATTCTGACTGCACCACAAAACCAGCTACAAAATATTCCTGAAATTATTCCGGTACCGGATAGCGGGGTAACCGCTTGA
- a CDS encoding conserved phage C-terminal domain-containing protein, translating to MSVKLSSYVWDGCAAAGMKISKVAIMARLADFSNDEGVCWPSVTTIARQIGAGESTVRTALAEMETDGWLSKKARRAGNRNASNIYQLNVAKLKAAAHASESDTSKPDGSKSDGSKFDGSESGNNGTFDPPESGGDPSVNSTPDPSSIKPTCQPPMATDPEVEITDQAKEVLKHLNLITGSRYQTSKSSLENIRARLKEQFTVAELKLTVDYLHAKWAADLNMAEYLRPTTLFQPTKFPGYLEGANRWHEAGCPARKDGKWIKANGELLTGDTTLRDKAFKRFLGQGLPLRNPSSLEAMVSNEASKQGVRGMRDGFGVNKWNSIWKECSQRVNGEATA from the coding sequence ATGAGCGTAAAGCTATCCAGTTATGTATGGGACGGCTGTGCGGCTGCGGGTATGAAAATATCGAAAGTGGCAATCATGGCCCGTCTTGCTGACTTCTCTAATGATGAGGGCGTGTGCTGGCCGTCAGTGACGACGATTGCCCGGCAGATTGGTGCGGGCGAAAGCACTGTTCGTACTGCCTTGGCTGAAATGGAAACAGATGGTTGGTTAAGCAAGAAAGCCCGCCGAGCTGGTAACCGAAACGCCAGTAATATTTATCAACTGAATGTTGCCAAACTTAAAGCGGCTGCTCATGCGTCAGAATCTGACACCTCAAAACCTGACGGGTCAAAATCTGATGGCTCAAAATTTGACGGGTCAGAATCTGGCAATAATGGCACTTTTGACCCGCCAGAATCTGGGGGCGATCCGTCAGTAAATTCAACACCAGATCCATCAAGTATAAAACCTACTTGTCAGCCGCCGATGGCGACCGACCCTGAAGTTGAAATTACTGATCAGGCCAAAGAAGTTTTAAAACACTTAAATCTGATTACCGGATCTCGGTACCAGACTAGCAAATCGTCGCTGGAGAACATCCGCGCCCGGCTGAAAGAGCAATTCACTGTTGCTGAGCTGAAACTCACTGTTGATTATCTCCACGCTAAGTGGGCCGCAGATCTGAATATGGCTGAATACCTGCGCCCGACAACACTTTTCCAACCGACCAAGTTCCCCGGCTATCTGGAGGGAGCAAACCGTTGGCATGAAGCAGGGTGCCCAGCACGCAAGGATGGTAAGTGGATTAAGGCCAATGGCGAGTTACTGACTGGCGATACCACTCTACGCGATAAAGCATTCAAGCGTTTTCTTGGTCAGGGCTTACCTCTCCGCAATCCAAGTTCACTTGAAGCAATGGTCAGCAATGAGGCCAGCAAGCAAGGAGTGCGTGGTATGCGCGATGGTTTTGGCGTCAATAAGTGGAATTCCATCTGGAAAGAATGCAGCCAGCGCGTAAATGGGGAGGCCACAGCATGA
- a CDS encoding DUF4222 domain-containing protein, producing MTNPGSTTTNPIQLLDRYYNDKRGIRVHVIGYDSATGQVIFRRDDYEHDCSIPIRRFRKEYKAVV from the coding sequence ATGACTAATCCCGGTTCAACTACTACTAACCCCATCCAATTGCTTGATCGGTATTACAACGATAAGCGCGGTATTCGCGTTCACGTTATTGGCTACGACAGCGCAACTGGGCAGGTTATTTTTCGTCGCGATGACTATGAGCATGACTGTTCAATACCCATCCGGCGTTTCAGGAAAGAATATAAGGCGGTTGTATGA
- a CDS encoding YmfL family putative regulatory protein, whose protein sequence is MDNKDFPTQPDISDAIHQLITKMPGKYEAMAKQLDPVSGTENALRNRVRQLSGQFVPLGMAIEMEAISGRDDITRAMCKRAGGAFVKFPVMDEVGNEELLVMFNDLMGALGDFSRAHNEFTADGILDRDESKRLKAKGYRAQSLIAEIWVVTDMLLGEGDAPVCGTEASGALTKRVE, encoded by the coding sequence GTGGATAACAAAGACTTTCCAACTCAGCCGGATATCAGTGACGCAATACACCAGTTAATAACTAAGATGCCGGGTAAATACGAAGCGATGGCAAAGCAGCTTGATCCGGTGTCCGGTACTGAAAACGCATTGCGTAACCGTGTTCGTCAGTTAAGTGGGCAGTTTGTGCCGCTGGGTATGGCTATAGAGATGGAGGCCATTTCAGGTCGTGACGACATCACAAGAGCAATGTGCAAGCGTGCTGGTGGTGCTTTCGTGAAATTTCCTGTTATGGACGAAGTCGGAAACGAAGAACTGCTTGTTATGTTTAATGACCTAATGGGAGCTTTAGGTGATTTCAGCCGTGCCCATAATGAGTTTACCGCCGATGGTATTTTGGATCGCGATGAAAGTAAGCGATTGAAAGCTAAGGGTTATAGAGCACAGTCATTGATAGCAGAGATATGGGTAGTAACAGACATGCTCTTAGGTGAGGGTGACGCCCCAGTGTGCGGCACTGAGGCGTCGGGTGCATTAACTAAACGTGTGGAGTAA
- a CDS encoding Cro/CI family transcriptional regulator has protein sequence MTVDELTDFFGSNKKAADFYGVTPEAISMWGKRKGRLIPKGRAIEADHGTHGALKYNPELYKKTTAPAA, from the coding sequence ATGACTGTTGATGAGTTAACTGATTTTTTTGGTTCAAACAAAAAAGCCGCTGATTTTTATGGCGTAACACCTGAGGCCATTTCTATGTGGGGAAAGAGAAAAGGCCGCTTAATTCCAAAAGGGAGGGCAATTGAAGCGGATCATGGCACGCATGGCGCTTTGAAATACAACCCAGAACTCTACAAAAAGACTACGGCACCCGCAGCTTAA